One genomic region from Thermocrinis sp. encodes:
- a CDS encoding V4R domain-containing protein, which yields MDNLKEYRMEPLEDRFRALAEAIERESVLVHRAALIDGYRDIYKFSTFGIDKLIKKAAEFGGKKGAKILKERYNVYTDRLDEALEIITVIAESSRLIEVFEFDMETMEIRVEGSILVEAIGKSNKPVCEPMAGFFAGFLSELLEKKIDVKEIKCAAQGHERCVFKIYIE from the coding sequence ATGGATAATCTTAAGGAGTATAGGATGGAGCCTTTAGAAGATAGGTTTAGAGCGCTGGCTGAGGCAATAGAAAGGGAGTCTGTTCTAGTACACAGAGCAGCACTTATTGATGGATACAGAGACATATACAAGTTTTCCACTTTTGGTATAGATAAACTAATAAAAAAGGCTGCTGAGTTTGGAGGAAAAAAGGGGGCAAAAATACTAAAAGAGAGGTACAACGTATACACAGATAGGCTGGACGAAGCTTTAGAAATAATTACCGTAATAGCTGAATCTTCTAGACTTATAGAGGTGTTTGAGTTTGATATGGAAACTATGGAAATAAGGGTGGAGGGTTCTATACTGGTGGAGGCTATAGGCAAAAGTAACAAGCCTGTTTGTGAACCAATGGCTGGTTTCTTTGCCGGATTTCTGAGTGAGCTTTTGGAGAAAAAGATAGACGTTAAAGAAATAAAGTGCGCCGCACAGGGACACGAAAGGTGCGTATTTAAAATATACATAGAATGA
- the galE gene encoding UDP-glucose 4-epimerase GalE, translated as MKILVTGGAGYIGSHMVKLLVEKGYDVLSFDNLSNGHEWAVVNGKLVVGDLLNYKLLEEVLLDYKPHAVMHFAAKVVVPESVEKPLLYYENNFYGTLNLLQVMKRAKVEYLIFSSTAAVYGIPERVPVKETDPTNPINPYGWSKLFSEQAIRDFGKAEGVKYGILRYFNVAGADSEGKIGQVSKNPTHLILRALKVAKGEIPYLEVYGTDYPTPDGTCIRDYIHVMDLCQAHLDVLNYLMSGGESEVFNVGYGKGYSVLEVIETVKKVTGVNFKVVTAQRRAGDPPEIVADPSKIKQVVGWKPAYNDLSYIIKTAWDWERSKKL; from the coding sequence TTGAAGATTTTAGTAACTGGCGGAGCAGGATATATAGGCTCCCATATGGTAAAACTTCTGGTGGAAAAGGGATACGATGTGCTGAGCTTTGACAATCTTTCCAATGGGCACGAATGGGCAGTGGTGAATGGAAAGCTTGTGGTAGGAGACCTCCTAAACTACAAGCTGTTGGAAGAGGTGCTTTTAGATTACAAACCCCACGCGGTAATGCACTTTGCAGCAAAGGTGGTGGTTCCAGAAAGCGTTGAAAAACCCTTGCTTTATTACGAGAATAATTTTTATGGCACCCTGAACCTCCTGCAAGTTATGAAAAGGGCTAAAGTGGAGTATCTTATCTTTTCTTCCACTGCAGCGGTTTATGGCATCCCCGAGCGTGTTCCCGTCAAGGAAACAGACCCCACAAACCCCATAAATCCTTATGGATGGAGTAAGCTTTTTTCCGAGCAGGCTATAAGGGATTTTGGTAAGGCGGAGGGTGTAAAGTATGGGATTCTCCGATACTTCAACGTAGCTGGTGCAGACTCAGAAGGAAAGATAGGACAGGTTAGCAAAAATCCAACTCATCTAATCCTTAGAGCTCTAAAGGTTGCAAAGGGAGAAATTCCATACTTGGAGGTTTACGGAACGGACTATCCTACTCCCGATGGGACGTGTATAAGGGATTACATCCATGTTATGGATTTGTGTCAAGCCCACTTGGACGTGTTAAACTACCTTATGAGCGGTGGGGAGAGTGAGGTGTTTAACGTAGGTTACGGAAAAGGTTATTCTGTGCTTGAAGTGATAGAGACGGTAAAGAAAGTGACTGGCGTGAATTTTAAAGTAGTTACCGCACAAAGAAGAGCGGGAGACCCACCAGAGATAGTGGCAGATCCCTCTAAAATAAAACAAGTGGTGGGTTGGAAACCTGCATACAATGACCTTTCTTACATAATAAAAACAGCATGGGATTGGGAAAGATCAAAGAAGCTATGA
- a CDS encoding secondary thiamine-phosphate synthase enzyme YjbQ, whose amino-acid sequence MSLIKVKTTRKTSFVNITHLVKEEVRKSGVKSGLCLIYVPHTTCAVFINEGADPDVIRDIAYMLEKLIPWDDRNYAHSEGNSAAHIRSSIIGNSRIVPIEDGELMLGTWESIFLAEFDGPRERKVIIKIIEC is encoded by the coding sequence ATGAGTTTGATAAAGGTTAAGACCACAAGAAAAACAAGCTTTGTTAATATAACCCATCTGGTAAAAGAGGAGGTTAGAAAGTCCGGTGTGAAATCTGGGTTGTGTTTGATTTATGTACCTCACACAACCTGTGCGGTCTTTATAAACGAAGGAGCAGACCCAGACGTAATAAGGGACATAGCTTACATGTTAGAAAAGCTTATACCTTGGGATGATAGAAACTATGCCCATTCGGAGGGGAACTCTGCAGCTCACATAAGAAGCTCTATCATAGGAAATTCAAGGATAGTTCCCATAGAGGACGGAGAGCTCATGCTTGGAACTTGGGAGTCCATATTTCTTGCGGAGTTTGACGGTCCAAGGGAAAGAAAGGTTATAATAAAGATCATAGAATGCTAA
- the gatC gene encoding Asp-tRNA(Asn)/Glu-tRNA(Gln) amidotransferase subunit GatC, which produces MLSKEVVEKVAQLAKLKLTEEEKEILSKQLMDIIEFVNQLNQVDTEQIEGFENPPEGTFLREDVPQDPLPREKALMNAPERENGFFVVPRILEV; this is translated from the coding sequence ATGCTAAGTAAAGAAGTGGTTGAAAAAGTAGCGCAGTTGGCTAAGCTAAAGCTCACAGAAGAAGAGAAAGAAATCTTAAGCAAGCAGTTGATGGATATCATAGAATTTGTCAATCAACTCAATCAGGTGGATACGGAACAAATAGAAGGCTTTGAAAATCCTCCGGAAGGGACCTTTCTAAGGGAAGATGTGCCCCAAGATCCTTTGCCTCGGGAGAAAGCTCTTATGAATGCTCCTGAAAGGGAAAATGGATTTTTCGTAGTTCCAAGAATACTTGAAGTTTAG